In the genome of Rhinopithecus roxellana isolate Shanxi Qingling chromosome 14, ASM756505v1, whole genome shotgun sequence, the window CAGATTTTCCCCAAACATCCGTTTCTCTGACTTAATTTATTCTGAGAGGCCTCCCATTAGTTCCTTTCCATGAGACATTTCAAGTGCCTATAACCAACCCTACAACAGCAAACTAAGAGCATCTTTTAAGACTCAGACACAAACCTTCCCAGAAAATCTTCCAAAGCACTGCTTCTCAAATGTTAATTTGCATACAAATCACCTGGAAACCTTGTTTAATTGCAGAGTCTGATACAGTAGGTCTGAGATGAGACCGAAGAGCCCGAATATCTAAGTACCCAGGTGATACCGATCCTCACTCTCCATCTTAACAGCAAACTCTGAGTGGCAGTTCTAAAGAAcactttcaaataatatttaaatttcaataaataaatgcctcCCTTCCTTACCCCTACATTCAGACTTAATCATACCTGAAATTACTCATCTGCAAGATCAATGGTAATCTCTAAGGTTCCTTCCAGCTCAATAAATCTAAAATGTACCACCTCTATCCCTTCCTACCCCCAATTCAACAAGCATGAAGTTTACAGCAATACACTGAAAATCATGAATGACCCCTTCCACTTGATGCTTTCATCCCTTTTTAAGAAGCTGCTGAACATGGAACTAAGTccaatcatttattctttttgagtaAAAGTTTGTgccaattttgttattttgttcctaggaagaaatattttaatattccttttCAGAATGCCACATACCAACTCTGGAAACAGAAGGCACCAAAAAGTGGATGTATCAGCCCTGCTACCTTTAGGATACTTTGTGAAGTGCCCAAATATTTTTCCCTGAAATACtacctgacttttaaaaaatctcctacTTGATGCTTGAAAATAACATAGCCAAATCTATCTAAGAACTCTGCCCCTAAattacgcttttttttttttttgttctgagaTTTTAATCTCTCTCCACCCCCAGGCTGCTTAAATTTAAACAATTCACAATAGAAGGGTCTCTTGTTGTTCTGTAATCCTGAGATGATTATCCTGGTTTTCCTTCAATTATGACAATTACTTTATACCTGTCAAAGTCAGATACACCTGCAATAGCCAGAAGAAAAGTAGATTATATATTATCAGTGGACATATAACAATCAAATCCTAAAAGAGACTTAGATAATCTCACATGCATGACATTTGTTTTCTACAGGCATTAAACTGGATTCTAATGGAAATATTCTAGGGggaattctaaaattttagttGTTTTGAAACTGTAAACACACTTTGAAAAGTGGTGGGTGTATATATGTAACGCATATTAAATTCACCTATGTATGAACATCTGTGTAAGTAATTTATTAGAAAACTATGCAGAATATTCAATATCACATTCAcgcctaaaatttttttaaggttaatatttctAAAGGGCTTAAGACTATATGAGGTACGCAGTGTTTTGTAAAgcgtttgttaaataaattaagtacTACGTCTAAccctgagattttctttttaaatcaaaagtCTGTACTAATTATTATATCTCCAGTTTTTGGAGTGAATGATGGATTATACAAAGGGAAACAATCTACTTTTCTTCCAGATAATCTGAAGCCATTCCTTTTGCAATCTTTATTTGAGAACTATTTCTGTCAAAACAATCATTCCACTATTTCATCAAACTAGAGTATGCTATAAACAAGGATCTTGCTGTTCAGTTATTGCCAGAAGTGAGCCCAAAACCCAGATGTCACAGGGACTCCCATTCTAATATGCTTTTTGTCATACTGTTTCCTGTATAtggtaaaatgttttctttttatacaacagcagcttaaaaataaattttatttaaataccaAGGTTAAGCTCCAGTCACAATACTACATAAATTTTCAAAAGATCACAAATGGAATCAACAAAAGAGCAAAGGTCACAATAATGCTAAAAAGTTAAACTGTTGCCGACTTAGAAAAAAGgcataattattatataaaatagaaaatgtatttaaaagttaCCATCCACAGAAATATTGAACTTAATGTTGTCTCCATTATCTGATATTAAACATCATCTtgttaaagttataaaattttgGATGagtaacaaaaaagacaaaagttgtATCACCTGAAAAACTGTAGACTGAAGGTTGCCATTttataggagaaaatgtttgtcttgtttttgtttctttcagagGCTATGTGGCCCCTCCCACTTGTTCTATGTCCTGCCTGGTTATTTCTTGACGTTCTCTTTTCAACCGCATCCATCATGCATCTCTGTGCCATTTCAGTGGATCGTTACATAGCCATCAAAAAGCCAATCCAGGCCAATCAATATAACTCACGGGCTACAGCATTCATCAAGATTACAGTGGTGTGGTTAATTTCAATAGGTATGTAGAGAATGCCAGAGTATGGGTGGTATACAAAGTCTTTGGTTCCACTTGGCTAGGAGAATACTAGGTCTAGTAGGCAATGAAATTCAGCATGAGAGGTCAAGCCAGCCTACTGATATATTAACGTAAGCTCCTTATGTCACTGCATTCATCATACGGCTTCTAAACTATACTATTGGTAAAAAGTGTGAAGAGTAACAAAGCTCATGTCCTCAGAAAGAACCATCTGCACAGTGTTTATTGAGATTTCTTTCTGCTTAGATATCTAATTTGCAGAAAGGCTAAGTTTGAGAACAGTTTTCATATTTCCCAACAGATAATTATGGTCTAGCTAGCATTTGGAATTctgtaattacattaaaataacaagaaatgaaatgcaccttaaatcacattttaaaagattgtaagagaaaaaacaaaaatcacaactCAAACATTTTGTAGGCAGATATCAAAGAACACAAATTAATCTTGGAAGCCAACATTTCAGAACATATGTGTACAGATTAAAGGCAGTTAAGTGTCTGCTTAAgtgggttgttttttgcttttttcttttttggagacagggtctcgctctgtcacccaggctagagtacagtggcacaatcatggttcactgctgccttgacttcccaggctcaagcgatcctcccacctcagcctcccaagtagctaggactacaggcgcacaccaccacgcctggttaatttttatatttttgtatttttggtagagatagggtttgtcatgttgcccagtctcaaactcctgagctctggtgatccccctgccccagcctcccaaagtgctggaattacaggcgtgagtcactgcacgtAAGTGTTTTGAGTATGTTTAATTCAAAGCTTTAAGAGATGCAAAGAAAACATACTGATGTTCAGAAATGACTTATAAAAGAAATCCTTTTTCTTCTAAATCGTCTTATGGCCCTGTACTCATCTATAATACTCAAAGTTATACTTCTTATCATGAAGTATGCATAAATCATTCAAAGCTCTTATATGTTAgtatgagaaaaacaaacagatctGCAAAAATTACAATGGTTTCATCAGCAGATTAGCTTCCTCcttgtaaaaatatttcaaagaggcAAAACATTAAGAGACCTGGAATACTTAAATTACTCCTCCCTAATCTGAGTAGGAGCACTGGGGCAAAAACagcaagaaagcaaaacaatgaaATTGACCTTTATATTCCTGAAATGATGATATAAGTAAGGGCTGGACCTCTTTGAAAAAGTTTGGAGGTAAAAGCAAGCTGTGTTACTCCTCTGGTGTGGGAAGAAAGCAGGGCCAAGAAAAAGTCTATTCAGAATGAAGAGatttaaaaacagagagaaggccaggcgtggtggctcaagcctgtaatcccagcactttgggaggccgagacgggcggatcacaaggtcaggagatcgagaccatcctggctaacacagtgaaaccccgtctctactaaaaaaatataagaaactagccggacgaggtggcgggcacctgtagtcccagctactcgggaggctgaggcaggagaatggtgtgaactcgggaggcggagtttgcagtgtgccgagatccagccactgcactccagcctgggcgacagagcgagactctgcctcaaaaaaaaaaaaacaaaaacaaacaaaaaaaaaaccagagagaaaaggCTAGTTTAGGAAACAGGTGCCGACAGAGCAGAACCAGTCCCCCAAAAGCAGCTACAGAAAGCGAATGGGAGACAACGggtgaaaattaaaatttgaagcGGAGAGGAGGAAAACTATAACAAAGTCATTTATGCCAGATGACTCACATTTGGTAAGCTCACTGCaatgagggagagggaaagggagagtgTGAGGTATGTGTGtattggggtggggtgggagagtaagacagagaaagggaaaaaaattgaagaaatggatccttaagaattaaaatatttgaaattgtgAAATATGATCAAGCTAATAAGGTAAGCAGCCTACTGGTACAAATGGCATCTAAATTAAGGCTGGATACCATCAATTTATCAACTGACCACATTTTACTGAGTGTAAAGAATACACAGATGATCAAGAAAAAGAATCTTTGCACTCAAGAAAGGCAGACACATAAACAAATTACACTAATACAAAGTGATGAGTGATGCacgagaaaaaagaataaaaggaagactCATGATATACAGATTTAGAAATCCACTTCTTCCttttataggtaagaaaaaagaaacctagaGGTTTTAATCAGTTGGCTTAAGAACTCTTACAGCTTTTCAGCACCAAGGCCAAGATCAATGCTTTTTCACTTCATTGCACTTTGTCTTGTAGAACTGATCACAAATTAGTAActctgaaaaaatgaaaatgcagatgACAATAAGCTCAGTTTTGAAATTCTACAAAATGCTGAAGAGAGCTCACTCTCTTCTTTTGGATTTACAATTATCCTAGGTAATAACCTGGCAACAGAAAATATGATAATATAACAGGGTAAGGGCATAAAAAGTACCAGTGAAAACTTTTAGTTATTGACCAACAAGCTGGATAGGAAAGTAGTGTGTCTTGATATTAATAGAATGTAAAAATTGAGACGAATGAATGAAGTCTCATTAATAGAATGAGTTAAGAGAATGTGAAAATTGAGACGAATGAATGAACTAGAGGTAAAAATAACAGTAAACAAAAGTTCTTTAGGAGTGAAGGGTAGCAGGACAAGGAAGGGAAATATTAGAGTTCATAATCTTAGATATGGGATTGTTTTAAGTAGACCTGTGGATGGCTTCagtgcaaataataataattagagtCAAAGAgttcaagaaatataaaattaaggtCTTAGAAGGGTCATGAATGGGATGAAGTTGTGGAAAATGCTGGCACTGGAGCAGTGGAGAGAAGACAATAGCAGGTACTGAAGCCATTGACAAAGATGAACAAATGTCATGGAGGTTAGCAGAAAAGCAAGATGGAGAAGAGAGTATTAAGTagataaaataaacttcaaaaggCAAGTGTTTTTGGGGAGAAAGAAACAGTGGAATAGTGATCTGAAAGTAAGAGGGtaaagcaggggtcagcaaactttttctataaagggtaAGACAGCAAATATTTTGGGCTTGCAGAGTGTATATGGTTTCTGTCACAGCTCCTCCACTCTGCTGCAgaacaaaagcagccacagacaatatgttATTAACAAATGGGAGTGGcagtgtgccaataaaacttttaCAAAAACAGAATGTGGGCCAATGGTCCTCAAATTGTAGTATAATGACCCCTGGTGTAGAATAAGTATACAGAATCCTCTTTCTGGTGGTGTACATGAGGAAAAGTAGAGAAAGTAATGACCTCTGTTTGAAAGGGTTTGAGGAACATATTCTTGTCAATGGCTCTTAGCTACCACAAAAAGGGTGTGTAGATGAGGAGTGCTCTTGGATTCACAAAACAACACAAGGATTCCAGAGGTTTCTAAAGATCAGTTaattcagacatttaaaaaatatctgctgtttcaaaggaaaaagatTCAGGTTAACCCCTGTATTATTTGTCTTTCTAATAAGCTACTTCACAAAGCAACATCATATTAAATACTTACTTCATGGTATTTAAAGATCAGAAAATTAACATGAGGTATATTTCTTTCCTATGTCACAGAAGgactccttttttttgagacagagtctcaatctgtcgctAAGCGTGGagggcagtggggtgatcttgactcactgcaaccttggcctccttggttcaagtgattctcccaccttctccttctgagtagctgggactacaggcacatgccgccatgcctagctaattttcatatttttagtagagatgggttttcgccatgttggccacgctggtctcaaactcctgacctcaagtgatccacccctacttggcctcccaaagtgctggaattacaggcatgagtgccACTCTGCCCAGGCTTCCACAGAAGAAGAAAGATTAAGAACTCATAATCTTTCAATGTCACAATTCACACACACTCCACTTTTAAGTGGCACTTTTTAATGAACTTTGGTTTTCCCTAAGAACTTATATGGAAAGGATTAAAAGACATTCACACATATCAAAAGgtaaaactgttcaatgaaactGTAACCTCAAagataaaacagaatgaagataCTGAATAAATGTACTCTGAAGTGTCTCTAGATTAACTACATTGGATAATAAGAAAAAAGCAGCTTCTCTTCTGAATTTCTCTTCCTTAATCTGAGatagcttaaaaaacaaaaatagattataAGAAATGTAGAATAAATGAAGACATTCTCCACTTTATCATGAATATACTACAGCTTTAGGGGAGCTTTCATTATAAATCTGAAATTACTAACCAATCTCTTTGTTTAAAAACAGATGTGCTCACTTAGGTTCTGTTTGTCAAATCTTCACTGATGAATGCTTTGACAAATCCTGCATTGTGGGTCCCAGGAATTATAATGCGTCAACAAGCATAAAGTTATAAGGATGCAATCTAAAAGGATCTAACCTAAGAGTTACAGGTCATAAGATGACTCAATTTATCTTGTTTTCCTCTTCCTTAGGCATTGCCATTCCAGTCCCTATTAAAGGGATACAGACTGATGTGGACAACCCAAACAATATCACTTGTGTGCTGACAAAGGAACGTTTTGGCAATTTCATGCTCTTTGGCTCACTGGCTGCCTTCTTTACACCTCTTGCAATTATGATTGTCACCTACTTTCTCACTATCCATGCTTTACAGAAGAAGGCTTACTTGGTCAAAAACAAGCCACCTCAACGCCTAACATGGTTGACCGTGTCTACAGTTTTCCAAAGGGATGAAACACCTTGTTCGTCACCAGAAAAGGTGGCAATGCTGGATGGTTCTCGAAAGGACAAGGCTCTGTGCAACTCAAGTGATGAAAGACTTATGCGAAGAACATCCACAATTGGAAAAAAGTCAGTGCAGACCATTTCCAATGAACAGAGAGCCTCAAAGGTCCTAGGGAttgtgtttttcctctttttgcttaTGTGGTGTCCCTTCTTTATTACAAACATAACTTTAGTTTTATGTGATTCCTGTAACCAAACTACTCTCCAAATGCTCCTGGAGATATTTGTGTGGATAGGCTATGTTTCCTCAGGAGTGAATCCTTTGGTTTACACCCTCTTCAATAAGACATTTCGGGATGCATTTGGCCGATATATAACCTGCAATTACCGGGCCACAAAGTCagtaaaaactctcagaaaatgCTCCAGTAAGATCTACTTCCGGAATCCAACGGCAGAGAACTCTAAGTTTTTCAAGAAACATGGAATTCGAAATGGGATTAATCCTGTCATGTACCAGAGTCCAATGAGGCTCCGAAGTTCAACTATTCAGTCTTCATCAATCATTCTACTAGATACACTTCTCCTCACTGAAAATGAAGGTGACAAAACTGAAGAGCAAATTAGTTACGTGTAGCAGAACTGGCAGTTGTCATCAAACATAATGATGAGTAAGACGATGAATGAGATGTAAATGTGCcaagaatatattatataaagaatTTTATGTCATATATCAAATCATCTCTTTAACCTAAGAGTTAAGTATTAAGAATATCCAATTTTCCTAATTTGGACAAGATTATTCCATGAGGAAAACAATTTTGTATAGCTACAAATGAAAACAATCTGGCACTCTGGTTAAATGTTAAGGtattcaaatgaaataaagtcAAATCAATAAATTTCAGGCTTTAAAAAGAACCACCATCATCATAAAATTTATTTGGTTCCTAATCATATGCAAAGTTGTgctaagaatgaaataaaacaaaacaaacattagcCTTGCCTTCCAGGCCTTGAAAGTGTAAGGCATGATACAGAACAAAAGGAACATAGAGCTAAAAATAAGTGCACAAAACAGTAATCACAATCTGGACGTGAGTTAAGATTACCATTTATAGTCTGATTTAGTTGAATGTAGTCATAATTTTCCTTTGATCAGGAAACTGTTTTGATGGAAGGGATAGGGAGGATAGCAGCTGGATATCACACAAAATAACAAACTTGGAACTAGAGCTGTTCGTTAAATGACTGATATTGGGCATCTCCTCAGCACAGGTGGGTCTATTGGAGAAGgaggaaaacacaaataaaatcgCTTGGGTACCTGAACCATATTAGGTTTCTTAAAGATATTAATTAACGTGCACAAGCATGGGACCTTAATCAAGGATACAAACTTTAAGTGAGATCATGCCTGCCTATCTATGCTTGTCCAGTGACTCAAGTGAACTGCCAGCACAAAAATTTTTATTCACCCTTTCAGTATATTATTTTGCACTGTTAGGTCTCAGAATGAGTCCAACCTGTGCCACTTACCAGACAGCTGATTAAATTTaggaaaaatacttaattttcttCAAGCTCCAGTACTGTCATCTACATTTTATCCAATTCTTACGAGGATGAGTACACAGAAGCCACTAAGTAAATGGTAGACAATACAATCTACTTTtgatatacattttaaatctCCTGTTATAAGTGCAAATTTAGGCTAAGGGGGTCTGCAGTGAAGACAACTCATATTTAGCTTTTCCTTTTTAGGTTCACCCATATTTGTCCCTCAACCTATGACTCTATTGCTGTCCTTCTGCAGGCAACTCAGTTTAGGATAATTACCTCAAGAAATGTATTGGCTACAGAGGATCTCAGCATATAAGTGAACAAGGCATATATTTTCACAGTGGCAGAATCCTTTGCTAGAATACGGCTCTAATACATAAATCCTGATCTGTTACAATTCCTTACTGGCTATACACAATCTGCTGGGTAGAGTATATCACACACATTTAATTCCTAAATCATCAAAGCTTTAGGCATGTTTCCCTACTACTAGTCTAAGATTTTTCAGCAGTATTACGGGTGGTTATCTCACACAAGAGGCAATATAATGtacattccttaaaaaaaaatcattctctattttggtttttggttcTGGTCTCTAATATGATGGATTTGGCATATGTTAAGATTTATATTCTTGCTAAGGTATGTTGAGATTAAATTTTCAGTTATCACTATGACAGTATTCcaaattctgtattttatgtaTCTGAAGGCATACATAATTGTTTCAGGAAATCTATATACCAGAGTTAGCAGGCAATCACATTGCCAAAGTTCTACCCATAGACAACAATCTAGAGCAAAAGAACTATCTTCTCACATGCTTTGTACTGCCTCCAAATCTGTGTGCTTAAATACAAGCACACCTCCAGAATCAGCCACAATACCTATAAACTGTTTCACGTCAAAACCTTAAGAAAAATTTCCTTgcttacaatatatatatatttttttttttgagacagattctcactctgttacccaggctggagtgcagtcttggctcactgcaacctccgcctcctggtttcaagcgattctcgtgccttagcctcctgagtagctgggattacaggcacccgcccctacacccggctaatttttgcatttttagtacagacggggtttcgccatgttggtcagcctggtctccactcctggccccaagctatctgcctgcctcggcctcccaaagtgctgggattacaggtgtgagtcaccatgtctaGCTGTTGCTTACAATTAACCCAGAGATCTTTCTATAGTTAATGAGAGACCCTTCTACTATTTCCAGAATATCCTAGAAAGTGAAACATAACTCCATTATTGACTATTTCTGAAAAGTACAACAAAGCCACAAACTCTTACCACTTTCATGCAAAACTGgtatttccattttatgaatactTTAAAGAGATGTATAATTTGAAAGCAAATCTCAGCAGTTAAACACGCTTATGTAACAAAAGAACTCCAGTTAATAGtcttattttagaagaaaaggaaCAGATTATAACtatttagaataattttgaaaaaaaaaaaaaggctttctaTTCCATGTTACTGCCAATtaatgaagagaagaaaacaaagatgtagaaaaaaaatgaaaatgacaaaaagtAAGGAAAGGTCACAGCACCCAGACAGAAACACAAAGATACTGGGGCAAAAACAGAGAATAGTATACAGAGAATATGTATCAAGTTGATATagaattgtgaatggaattgttgTAAAGATGATCGTGAATTTAGTGGTAACCGGTTAACTAGGAGGATTTCTTCAAATTATAAGGATCAACGATGatgtaacatttttatattcaagGAATCACTTTGTGTGGTCTAAAAAACAGCTGCACAAAGAATCTGTTGTTCATCTTGCAAGATCTGTATCTAAAAGCTTATGAATGTATACACTGAGAAACATTTAATGCCATGTTATAACAGCCTAAGTCATAGCAACCTGTAAGGGACCACCAAGACTGTCTAATTTTAAGAAAAGTCCATTATCAGATTATCAATTTGTTCATTATAGCAACTTAATTTCAACAGATATACAAACACTAATTCTTTtgactttcttcattttcctttccagtgtcaaattaaaataattcagattCTACTCACTTCCAAATGAGTTTTCAGAAGTCAATATCATGAACAGTACTGTATAAGttgttataataataaaatctgcCAATGAAAGTACTAACAATGGGCCCAACAATCACTGATTTATTAGATGTTCCACTAGAGAACATGTATTtagataaaaaattaatgtactaCATTCATTTCAATTAAGAAAGAATAGttatcaaattaattttttacttttattataagcATTATGAACAAATAACAATCTACAAATatcagaaggaagaaataaaatactgtaaTACCCTGGACTAACCTATGAATAAAGGAGATAATATACGTGAGAATTTTACACAAAGACAACTTTATCTTAGTTGCTGAAGTACAAATATGTGTTTACTAACATGTTTTTAGTATTCATATCCAATAAGTATActtaaaaagaagtttttaaaatttatgaagaaataaactCTTAAAACATGGTATAAGACCAAATGTccacaaattcattttaaaagggaaatctAAAGGGGGTAAAAAAAGATGGAGAGCATGCTAAGACTGTAAATGATGTCACTTCAGAAAACATGTACTAGTCTTAGGAGAcaggacagacacttctcaaatattaaaattaatgaggAAAATTGAGAATAAAGCTGTTCTATCAGAGCCTCTCAAAAAGATGGTGCTCCGACTGAAAGCATGGTGGAGAAAGCACTGGTCTATCATGAAGCCTGTTTAGAATCTCAGTATTTAGCTTTACGACAGTGGGaaattttgttaaacattttggaattcaatttccttatctttaaaaaaatgagaacactggtttcttctactttaaaaaattctcactCTAGGGTAATGGCAGTAAACTAAAACTTAGAGAACATATAGAGGATTTTAACTCCAGCTCCTCAAACAAGTCaactatatttaattttcatttacaaaataaattttagccaAAATTTTTCCAGTTC includes:
- the HTR2B gene encoding 5-hydroxytryptamine receptor 2B isoform X2 — translated: MPEHILQSTFVHVISSNWSGLQTESIPEEMKQIVEEQGNKLHWAALLILMVIIPTIGGNTLVILAVSLEKKLQYATNYFLMSLAVADLLVGLFVMPIALLTIMFEAMWPLPLVLCPAWLFLDVLFSTASIMHLCAISVDRYIAIKKPIQANQYNSRATAFIKITVVWLISIGIAIPVPIKGIQTDVDNPNNITCVLTKERFGNFMLFGSLAAFFTPLAIMIVTYFLTIHALQKKAYLVKNKPPQRLTWLTVSTVFQRDETPCSSPEKVAMLDGSRKDKALCNSSDERLMRRTSTIGKKSVQTISNEQRASKVLGIVFFLFLLMWCPFFITNITLVLCDSCNQTTLQMLLEIFVWIGYVSSGVNPLVYTLFNKTFRDAFGRYITCNYRATKSVKTLRKCSSKIYFRNPTAENSKFFKKHGIRNGINPVMYQSPMRLRSSTIQSSSIILLDTLLLTENEGDKTEEQISYV
- the HTR2B gene encoding 5-hydroxytryptamine receptor 2B isoform X1 is translated as MALSYRVSELQSTMPEHILQSTFVHVISSNWSGLQTESIPEEMKQIVEEQGNKLHWAALLILMVIIPTIGGNTLVILAVSLEKKLQYATNYFLMSLAVADLLVGLFVMPIALLTIMFEAMWPLPLVLCPAWLFLDVLFSTASIMHLCAISVDRYIAIKKPIQANQYNSRATAFIKITVVWLISIGIAIPVPIKGIQTDVDNPNNITCVLTKERFGNFMLFGSLAAFFTPLAIMIVTYFLTIHALQKKAYLVKNKPPQRLTWLTVSTVFQRDETPCSSPEKVAMLDGSRKDKALCNSSDERLMRRTSTIGKKSVQTISNEQRASKVLGIVFFLFLLMWCPFFITNITLVLCDSCNQTTLQMLLEIFVWIGYVSSGVNPLVYTLFNKTFRDAFGRYITCNYRATKSVKTLRKCSSKIYFRNPTAENSKFFKKHGIRNGINPVMYQSPMRLRSSTIQSSSIILLDTLLLTENEGDKTEEQISYV